A part of Mycolicibacterium sp. TUM20985 genomic DNA contains:
- a CDS encoding DUF559 domain-containing protein, translating to MEPFSGSAAMACGQLTRHQLRTNYRTLYRDVYVKREDVVDAAMRAIAARLSMGEGTTLAGVSAAAVYGTKWLSPAAPAEVIRVNRRHQPGVVVHTFDLTDDEVCDVRGIRLTTPARTAFDIGRSRPPDNAIPIIDALLGATGVTPVEILAVAHARPGARGVRQLRSILERVDGGAESPQETRLRLILVDAGLPRPETQIEFRDKRGRVCVRTDMGWREWKVTVEYDGVQHWTDPRQRSWDIERIALLEASGWTVVRVSAEMLARPHVIVERVLAKLRAAGCPI from the coding sequence ATGGAACCCTTCTCCGGCAGCGCCGCGATGGCCTGCGGGCAGCTCACCCGACACCAGCTGCGCACCAACTACCGAACGCTGTATCGCGACGTATACGTGAAGCGCGAAGATGTCGTCGACGCCGCAATGCGGGCCATTGCCGCACGGCTGTCGATGGGCGAGGGCACGACCTTGGCGGGTGTCTCGGCAGCAGCCGTGTACGGCACAAAGTGGCTGAGTCCGGCCGCGCCCGCCGAGGTCATCCGCGTCAACCGTCGTCATCAGCCCGGCGTCGTCGTGCACACGTTCGACCTGACTGACGACGAGGTCTGCGACGTGCGTGGCATCCGCTTGACGACACCGGCACGGACGGCGTTCGACATCGGGCGAAGCCGTCCGCCAGACAACGCAATTCCGATCATCGATGCACTGCTTGGCGCTACGGGAGTAACGCCGGTGGAGATACTCGCGGTCGCGCACGCTCGGCCAGGCGCCCGCGGGGTACGGCAGCTACGGTCGATTCTCGAGCGGGTGGACGGCGGGGCCGAGTCGCCGCAGGAAACGCGGCTTCGACTGATCCTCGTCGATGCCGGACTGCCTCGCCCGGAGACGCAGATCGAGTTCCGCGACAAGCGCGGACGGGTCTGTGTGCGCACGGACATGGGATGGCGCGAGTGGAAGGTCACGGTCGAATACGACGGTGTGCAGCACTGGACCGACCCTCGACAACGGTCATGGGACATCGAGCGGATCGCGCTGCTCGAGGCGTCGGGCTGGACGGTCGTCCGCGTGAGCGCCGAGATGCTCGCGCGGCCGCACGTGATCGTCGAGCGGGTGCTGGCCAAACTGCGCGCTGCCGGTTGCCCTATCTAG